A genomic region of Gossypium hirsutum isolate 1008001.06 chromosome D01, Gossypium_hirsutum_v2.1, whole genome shotgun sequence contains the following coding sequences:
- the LOC107917196 gene encoding LOW QUALITY PROTEIN: tRNA (guanine(37)-N1)-methyltransferase 1 (The sequence of the model RefSeq protein was modified relative to this genomic sequence to represent the inferred CDS: inserted 2 bases in 2 codons), with protein FDEQKFTRVFXLAALRVPANDCFALENGLRGHLLNWPRVKNIARVPXDEIEEEIMTFFDKRKDGEENNEEENEEFESLVLYREKLAKEFNYRGFVKFKNLAKISRPGKRKKKKKNGDGETKGNERKECCLVEVLEEEEEDEMKGLLGEEFKGGRKWKGSTRLLLLDERYGDKGFEELPQAIKAVFVGETIENRSSTIELVRCKLTLFYDYWQMNEILETMLPEGMIIPSAFETVGHIAHLNLKDEHLPYKNVIAKVVLDKNKPKIQTVVNKIDVIQNDYRTMQLEVLAGNHSLVTTVVENGLRFRVDLAKVYWNSRLATERLRLLSGFNRNDVICDVFSGVGPIAVSAAKIVKRVYANDLNPFAVEYLERNSVLNKLEKKIKVFNMDGRRFINAMFSSEKAHSITHVVMNLPNDAAEFLDAFRGVYRNQPRDKEFNFPMIHVYGFSKARDPEFDFHERIRIALQEVAVNVDMRRVRLVAPGKYMLCASFILPKSVAFAECSLNV; from the exons TTCGATGAACAGAAATTCACTAGAGTTT ATCTTGCTGCTCTCCGTGTCCCtgcaaatgattgttttgcccttgagAACGGTCTCAGGGGTCACCTCTTGAATTggccgagggttaagaacattgCCAGAGTTC GGGATGAAATCGAAGAAGAAATAATGACCTTTTTTGATAAAAGGAAAGATGGTGAAGAGAACAATGAAGAGGAGAATGAGGAGTTTGAGTCACTGGTTTTATATAGGGAGAAATTGGCGAAGGAGTTCAATTATAGGGGGTTTGTAAAGTTTAAGAATTTGGCTAAGATTTCGAGGCCTGGgaagaggaaaaagaagaaaaagaatggaGATGGAGAAACGAAAGGAAATGAGAGGAAAGAGTGTTGTCTTGTGGAAGTTttggaggaggaagaagaagatgaaatgaAAGGGTTGTTAGGAGAGGAGTTTAAAGGAGGGAGGAAATGGAAGGGTTCTACAAGATTATTGCTTTTGGATGAAAGGTATGGGGATAAAGGATTTGAAGAGTTGCCTCAAGCAATTAAG GCTGTGTTTGTTGGAGAAACCATAGAGAATAGATCGTCGACTATAGAGCTTGTGAGATGTAAGCTGACTTTGTTCTATGATTATTGGCAGATGAATGAG ATCTTGGAGACCATGCTCCCAGAGGGCATGATTATCCCTTCAGCCTTTGAGACAGTTGGCCACATTGCACACTTAAACCTGAAAGACGAACATCTACCATACAAGAATGTTATAGCAAAG gTGGTTCTGGAcaaaaacaagccaaaaataCAAACAGTTGTGAATAAGATTGACGTCATTCAAAATGACTACCGAACAATGCAACTTGAGGTTTTAGCTGGGAATCACTCCTTGGTGACTACAGTAGTTGAGAATGGACTGCGATTTCGTGTTGATTTAGCAAAAGT GTATTGGAATTCAAGGCTTGCAACTGAGAGACTGAGGCTTCTGAGTGGCTTCAATCGCAATGATGTCATCT GTGATGTATTCTCTGGGGTTGGTCCAATTGCTGTATCTGCTGCTAAGATAGTAAAACGTGTTTATGCTAATGATTTGAACCCTTTTGCGGTTGAATATCTTGAAAGAAACAGTGTCCTCAacaaacttgaaaagaaaattaag GTCTTTAACATGGATGGAAGAAGGTTCATCAATGCTATGTTTTCTAGCGAGAAAGCTCATTCCATCACACATGTAGTTATGAATTTGCCAAATGATGCAGCAGAATTTCTAG ATGCATTCAGGGGAGTATACAGAAATCAACCTAGAGATAAAGAATTCAACTTCCCAATGATTCATGTTTATGGATTTTCTAAAGCTCGAGATCCTGAGTTTGACTTTCATGAG CGGATACGAATTGCCTTGCAAGAGGTTGCAGTTAATGTGGATATGCGTAGGGTACGCCTCGTTGCACCTGGAAAATATATGTTGTGTGCATCATTTATCCTTCCTAAGAGTGTAGCCTTTGCAGAATGTAGTTTAAATGTATAA
- the LOC107917595 gene encoding protein SPOROCYTELESS isoform X1 has product MATSLTLLTPNTDNPTTKPMEDEAKPAMEFVKSNKGRKSSGKGPYQKKQPQRGMGVAQLERLRKMSETRTTTTINQFGCEAMGASNVPVLHGVANYGVPPMMINGGSGGLWGWGADTDGLMMQRVVGNGGFGGFNSQVLVGNPGNVQVGCAAASVVEASKELSSMPKFQHCKPEHCDLCFKKKRCNMENGKFNGGLFNQFGQAFPNKGTDFHGWNLENNQNTNEEMMKGFSARAARSAYAYAAAGQMNINETVDVVAIHRKGNSFGTGSYVMEYEFFPGKNGRNTASKEWEFPEEASSSAITVGGEASYANNAPNCVDLSLKLSY; this is encoded by the exons ATGGCTACTTCACTTACACTCTTGACTCCAAACACTGATAACCCAACAACAAAACCCATGGAAGATGAAGCTAAACCTGCCATGGAGTTTGTGAAGAGCAACAAAGGAAGGAAATCAAGTGGGAAAGGTCCATACCAAAAGAAACAGCCTCAAAGAGGTATGGGAGTGGCCCAACTTGAACGTTTGAGGAAAATGAGTGAAACAAGGACCACAACGACAATAAACCAGTTCGGTTGTGAAGCTATGGGAGCTAGTAATGTGCCTGTCCTGCATGGTGTAGCAAACTATGGTGTTCCCCCCATGATGATCAATGGTGGAAGTGGGGGGTTATGGGGTTGGGGGGCTGACACAGATGGTTTGATGATGCAAAGAGTTGTTGGTAATGGAGGGTTTGGTGGGTTTAATAGTCAGGTTTTGGTTGGAAATCCTGGTAATGTTCAGGTTGGTTGTGCTGCTGCTAGTGTTGTGGAGGCTTCTAAAGAGCTCTCTTCAATGCCAAAGTTCCAGCATTGCAAGCCTGAGCATTGTGATCTTTGCTTTAAG AAGAAGCGTTGCAATATGGAGAACGGGAAGTTTAATGGAGGTTTATTCAACCAATTTGGACAAGCTTTTCCAAACAAAGGAACTGACTTTCATGGATGGAACCTGGAAAACAATCAAAACACAAATGAAGAGATGATGAAGGGATTCAGTGCTAGAGCTGCAAGGAGTGCTTATGCATATGCAGCAGCAGGCCAAATGAACATCAATGAG ACAGTGGATGTTGTGGCGATTCACAGGAAAGGAAATTCATTTGGCACTGGAAGTTATGTGATGGAGTATGAATTTTTCCCAGGGAAAAATGGCAGAAACACAGCTTCCAAGGAATGGGAATTTCCTGAAGAAGCTTCTTCATCAGCAATTACAGTAGGTGGTGAAGCTTCTTATGCTAATAATGCTCCTAATTGTGTTGATCTGTCACTCAAGCTTTCATATTAG
- the LOC107917595 gene encoding protein SPOROCYTELESS isoform X2 has translation MATSLTLLTPNTDNPTTKPMEDEAKPAMEFVKSNKGRKSSGKGPYQKKQPQRGMGVAQLERLRKMSETRTTTTINQFGCEAMGASNVPVLHGVANYGVPPMMINGGSGGLWGWGADTDGLMMQRVVGNGGFGGFNSQVLVGNPGNVQVGCAAASVVEASKELSSMPKFQHCKPEHCDLCFKKRCNMENGKFNGGLFNQFGQAFPNKGTDFHGWNLENNQNTNEEMMKGFSARAARSAYAYAAAGQMNINETVDVVAIHRKGNSFGTGSYVMEYEFFPGKNGRNTASKEWEFPEEASSSAITVGGEASYANNAPNCVDLSLKLSY, from the exons ATGGCTACTTCACTTACACTCTTGACTCCAAACACTGATAACCCAACAACAAAACCCATGGAAGATGAAGCTAAACCTGCCATGGAGTTTGTGAAGAGCAACAAAGGAAGGAAATCAAGTGGGAAAGGTCCATACCAAAAGAAACAGCCTCAAAGAGGTATGGGAGTGGCCCAACTTGAACGTTTGAGGAAAATGAGTGAAACAAGGACCACAACGACAATAAACCAGTTCGGTTGTGAAGCTATGGGAGCTAGTAATGTGCCTGTCCTGCATGGTGTAGCAAACTATGGTGTTCCCCCCATGATGATCAATGGTGGAAGTGGGGGGTTATGGGGTTGGGGGGCTGACACAGATGGTTTGATGATGCAAAGAGTTGTTGGTAATGGAGGGTTTGGTGGGTTTAATAGTCAGGTTTTGGTTGGAAATCCTGGTAATGTTCAGGTTGGTTGTGCTGCTGCTAGTGTTGTGGAGGCTTCTAAAGAGCTCTCTTCAATGCCAAAGTTCCAGCATTGCAAGCCTGAGCATTGTGATCTTTGCTTTAAG AAGCGTTGCAATATGGAGAACGGGAAGTTTAATGGAGGTTTATTCAACCAATTTGGACAAGCTTTTCCAAACAAAGGAACTGACTTTCATGGATGGAACCTGGAAAACAATCAAAACACAAATGAAGAGATGATGAAGGGATTCAGTGCTAGAGCTGCAAGGAGTGCTTATGCATATGCAGCAGCAGGCCAAATGAACATCAATGAG ACAGTGGATGTTGTGGCGATTCACAGGAAAGGAAATTCATTTGGCACTGGAAGTTATGTGATGGAGTATGAATTTTTCCCAGGGAAAAATGGCAGAAACACAGCTTCCAAGGAATGGGAATTTCCTGAAGAAGCTTCTTCATCAGCAATTACAGTAGGTGGTGAAGCTTCTTATGCTAATAATGCTCCTAATTGTGTTGATCTGTCACTCAAGCTTTCATATTAG